The Fimbriimonas ginsengisoli Gsoil 348 genome window below encodes:
- a CDS encoding rhomboid family intramembrane serine protease: MSAASCVLCGIIFVALNANSSGGWAATARWGLLPESAIYKGAYWALISSAFVHVQLLHLLFNLSWLWSLGGALERTIGPWRWLLFLLTSAFVSSGLQLALGGMGIGMSGVIYAMFGFAWATRRRFPEMAMMATKGNVQIFVGWGVLCIFLTYTHLMNIGNGAHFGGLLFGLAVGALVDHPKLRIPASLGLVVLTAGAIVPLYWNPLSPLWAAWKADGAFQRNDVPEAIRFTRMYLDRGGDDQEWAWRNLAIVYAHQKDRAHFQEAIDHLKAVNRNEAESLAGDYDALGASSP, encoded by the coding sequence ATGTCGGCGGCTTCGTGCGTCCTCTGCGGGATCATTTTCGTCGCCTTGAACGCGAATTCCTCGGGCGGCTGGGCGGCCACCGCGAGATGGGGCTTGCTGCCTGAATCCGCGATTTACAAAGGGGCTTACTGGGCTCTCATTAGCTCGGCGTTCGTCCATGTGCAATTGCTGCACCTCTTGTTCAACCTCTCCTGGCTTTGGAGCCTCGGCGGGGCGTTGGAACGAACGATTGGACCATGGCGCTGGCTCCTGTTCCTCCTCACATCCGCCTTTGTCTCCTCTGGGCTTCAACTCGCCCTGGGGGGTATGGGGATCGGGATGTCGGGGGTGATCTATGCCATGTTCGGCTTCGCATGGGCGACCCGTCGCCGCTTCCCGGAAATGGCGATGATGGCCACCAAGGGGAATGTCCAGATCTTTGTCGGCTGGGGTGTGCTGTGCATATTCCTCACCTACACGCATCTGATGAATATCGGCAACGGCGCTCACTTCGGCGGCCTCCTATTCGGCCTCGCCGTCGGGGCGCTGGTCGACCATCCCAAGCTTCGAATCCCTGCCTCGCTTGGCTTGGTCGTTCTAACCGCCGGCGCCATCGTACCGCTCTACTGGAACCCGCTTTCGCCGCTATGGGCGGCTTGGAAGGCAGACGGAGCGTTTCAGCGGAACGACGTTCCCGAAGCGATCCGCTTCACCCGGATGTACTTGGATCGAGGAGGCGACGACCAAGAGTGGGCCTGGAGGAATCTCGCCATCGTTTACGCCCACCAAAAAGACAGAGCACATTTTCAGGAGGCGATCGACCATCTAAAAGCGGTAAATCGTAACGAAGCCGAGTCCCTCGCCGGAGACTACGACGCTCTAGGTGCTTCCAGCCCATAG
- a CDS encoding phosphatase PAP2 family protein: MRALHLNHHFNLTPERFARLLYPQTIAFLASLTAVLILISVLVRLRATLILDLRVTKAFQVVNTPFWNKAARWATFIGDGHMVIVVSFVTLVVAYFTGFLRAGIYEFATLGALPINIALKNVFDRERPGEKEVRILPGPRWGHSYPSGHSMGSGATYWFLAFLVFLYVQNLPLRLGLFIPLAILPVIVAASRIYMGAHWFSDVVAGLAGGLVIVVILASLYVV, translated from the coding sequence ATGCGAGCCCTGCATCTGAATCACCACTTCAACCTGACCCCCGAGAGGTTCGCCCGGCTTCTCTACCCGCAGACGATCGCCTTTCTGGCGTCGCTAACGGCGGTCCTGATCCTGATATCGGTTTTGGTGCGCCTTCGGGCCACGCTTATCCTCGATCTGCGCGTGACGAAGGCGTTTCAGGTGGTCAACACGCCGTTCTGGAACAAGGCCGCCCGGTGGGCGACCTTTATCGGCGACGGGCACATGGTGATCGTCGTCTCGTTCGTCACCCTCGTGGTGGCGTACTTCACCGGCTTTCTGCGGGCAGGCATCTATGAGTTCGCCACCTTGGGCGCGTTGCCGATCAACATCGCCCTAAAAAACGTCTTCGATCGCGAGCGGCCGGGGGAGAAGGAAGTCCGAATTCTGCCGGGGCCGCGGTGGGGGCACAGCTATCCTTCCGGCCATTCGATGGGCTCCGGCGCCACGTACTGGTTCTTGGCGTTCCTCGTCTTCCTTTATGTTCAGAACCTTCCTCTGAGGTTGGGGCTGTTCATCCCGCTCGCCATCCTGCCGGTGATTGTTGCCGCCAGCAGGATCTACATGGGCGCCCACTGGTTCTCCGACGTGGTCGCCGGCCTCGCCGGCGGCTTGGTCATCGTCGTAATTCTCGCGAGTCTATACGTCGTCTGA
- a CDS encoding AI-2E family transporter, with translation MQNLSHGSAEPRRQMSVPVPDRDQVKHWAIQAVTFLIVCYLIYVVREIWLPLGLSFLIATVLDPVVDRMEARGFSRAMGSAIIFTSFLLGLGVTLWFLIPAISRQGGEIQASFAKFFPDMSPKGIQASLQKLHTPAAMLGVATQALNGLRGGFERSSTWLTSYGMQFLSNLIWVVIVPIVAFYALRDFHLILGKGLLLVPKDRRGSVQTYVAEVTAIFAKYLRGLMLVSILNGIATWLLLMVCHVPNALLLGVIAGILYSVPYIGALLTIVITAGVSFIAGGPTYMAEIVGVSILLHQIIFDQIISPRILGGQVGLHPILAIVALLSGNLLLGIIGMILAVPIAACIQIGVLALIPKLGQDIAIDHNASAASESLLATEIVSREATAATDATADLHQSVQDAVDKVERQIEIDQVIADSADEVTE, from the coding sequence GTGCAAAATCTATCCCATGGCTCTGCCGAGCCCCGTCGCCAGATGTCGGTGCCGGTTCCGGATCGCGATCAAGTCAAGCATTGGGCTATCCAGGCCGTTACATTCTTGATCGTCTGCTACCTGATCTACGTGGTCCGAGAGATCTGGCTCCCGCTGGGACTCTCGTTTCTGATCGCGACGGTGCTCGACCCGGTCGTGGACCGGATGGAGGCGCGGGGGTTTAGCCGGGCCATGGGCTCGGCAATTATCTTCACGTCGTTCCTTCTCGGGCTGGGGGTTACTCTGTGGTTCCTCATCCCGGCGATCAGCCGGCAAGGTGGGGAGATCCAGGCGTCCTTTGCCAAGTTCTTCCCCGACATGTCCCCGAAGGGGATTCAAGCCTCGCTTCAAAAGCTGCACACGCCAGCGGCGATGCTCGGAGTGGCAACCCAGGCGTTAAACGGTCTACGGGGCGGCTTTGAAAGATCCTCGACCTGGCTCACCTCGTACGGAATGCAGTTTCTGAGCAACTTGATCTGGGTAGTCATCGTCCCGATCGTGGCGTTCTACGCCCTTCGCGATTTTCACCTGATCCTCGGCAAGGGGCTTCTCCTGGTGCCGAAGGATCGCCGGGGTTCGGTTCAAACCTACGTTGCCGAGGTGACCGCGATCTTTGCCAAGTACCTGCGCGGCCTGATGCTGGTCTCCATTCTCAACGGCATCGCAACCTGGCTCTTGCTCATGGTGTGCCATGTTCCGAACGCGCTTCTCCTCGGCGTGATCGCGGGAATCCTTTACTCCGTGCCGTACATCGGCGCTCTTCTTACCATCGTGATTACCGCGGGAGTCTCGTTCATCGCCGGTGGTCCGACTTACATGGCGGAAATCGTCGGCGTCAGCATTCTGCTGCACCAGATCATCTTCGATCAGATCATCTCGCCCCGGATCTTAGGCGGGCAAGTCGGCCTGCACCCGATTCTGGCCATCGTGGCGTTGTTATCCGGCAACCTCCTGCTCGGGATCATCGGAATGATTCTTGCGGTGCCGATCGCGGCCTGCATCCAGATCGGCGTCCTCGCGCTGATACCGAAGCTCGGTCAAGACATCGCGATCGACCATAACGCCAGCGCGGCCTCCGAGTCGTTACTGGCGACAGAGATCGTTTCACGAGAGGCGACCGCGGCGACGGACGCCACCGCAGACCTTCACCAATCGGTACAAGACGCAGTCGATAAAGTCGAACGTCAAATAGAGATCGATCAGGTCATCGCCGACTCGGCGGACGAGGTCACGGAGTAA
- the trpE gene encoding anthranilate synthase component I: protein MLVPSKEEFLAKTGGTRPMAVYRDILADVETPVSAYWKLAHDQTFSFLLESVTGGEHLARYSFLGIRPRSVLRIKDGEGRRETNGSIDTFTLAQGEDPLDALNREMYHKDPVPVPGLPAFAGGAVGLLSYDIVRYFERLPDSTEDDLQVDDLAMMLADTVVIFDHAKNIIRVLVMTDGSSESYLRATVEIDFILSRLAEPLPSLPKGSYEVEEPKSNVTQEQFEGMVTRMIEYISEGDGVQMVPAQRFSTRVNAHPLTVYRALRTINPSPYMFLLRFGDFDLVGASPELLVSLHGHTARVRPIAGTRWRGKDQDEDLALEKELLADEKERAEHVMLVDLGRNDLGRVCEYGTVRVNELMVIERYSHVMHIVSDVTGKLRKEKSAFDLFRATHPAGTVSGAPKVRAMEIIDELEPTRRGSYAGSVGFFSHTGELDTCIAIRTIFIKNGMAHVQAGGGVVYDSNPTKEYEESKNKAKASLRAIEMAQRGL from the coding sequence ATGCTAGTTCCAAGCAAGGAGGAGTTCCTCGCCAAGACGGGGGGCACGCGCCCGATGGCGGTGTATCGCGATATTCTCGCGGATGTTGAAACACCGGTGAGCGCGTATTGGAAACTGGCCCACGACCAGACTTTCAGCTTCCTACTGGAGAGCGTCACCGGCGGCGAGCACCTCGCCCGCTATTCGTTCCTGGGAATCCGGCCCCGCAGCGTTCTGAGAATCAAGGACGGCGAAGGAAGGCGGGAGACGAACGGTTCGATCGACACCTTTACGCTCGCCCAAGGCGAAGATCCGCTCGACGCTCTCAACCGTGAGATGTATCACAAAGACCCGGTGCCGGTTCCGGGCTTGCCCGCTTTTGCCGGCGGCGCCGTCGGACTCCTGAGCTACGACATCGTCCGCTACTTCGAACGGCTTCCGGATTCGACCGAAGACGACCTCCAGGTAGACGATCTGGCAATGATGCTCGCCGACACCGTGGTGATCTTCGACCACGCGAAAAACATCATCCGAGTTCTCGTGATGACGGATGGAAGTTCCGAGTCCTATCTCCGGGCGACCGTCGAAATCGACTTCATCCTCTCTCGTTTAGCCGAGCCGCTTCCCTCCCTGCCCAAAGGTTCGTACGAAGTCGAGGAGCCCAAATCGAACGTCACCCAGGAACAGTTCGAAGGAATGGTCACCCGGATGATCGAGTACATCAGCGAGGGAGACGGGGTTCAGATGGTCCCCGCCCAGCGCTTCTCGACCCGCGTCAACGCCCACCCGTTGACCGTGTACCGGGCGCTTCGGACGATCAACCCGTCCCCCTATATGTTCCTCCTCCGGTTCGGCGATTTCGACCTCGTGGGAGCTTCTCCCGAGCTTTTGGTTAGTCTGCATGGGCACACCGCCCGCGTCCGCCCGATCGCCGGGACCCGCTGGAGAGGCAAGGACCAAGACGAGGATCTCGCGCTCGAGAAAGAACTCTTGGCCGACGAGAAGGAGCGGGCGGAGCACGTGATGCTTGTCGACCTCGGCCGAAACGATCTGGGACGGGTCTGCGAGTACGGCACCGTACGCGTGAACGAGCTGATGGTGATCGAGCGGTACTCGCATGTCATGCACATCGTCAGTGACGTCACCGGCAAGCTGCGCAAAGAGAAAAGCGCCTTCGACCTATTTCGGGCAACCCACCCTGCGGGAACCGTTTCCGGCGCCCCCAAGGTCCGGGCGATGGAGATTATCGACGAGCTGGAGCCAACCCGGCGGGGCAGCTACGCGGGCAGCGTCGGCTTTTTCAGCCACACCGGCGAGCTCGACACCTGCATCGCCATCCGCACCATCTTCATCAAGAACGGCATGGCCCACGTCCAAGCCGGCGGCGGCGTCGTATACGACTCCAATCCCACAAAGGAATACGAGGAGTCGAAAAACAAGGCGAAGGCTTCGCTACGTGCCATCGAAATGGCCCAACGCGGCTTGTAG
- a CDS encoding tetratricopeptide repeat protein, with the protein MEPNYKTIADLFAVVQPTDLTVDEKPRPKEGKTAEESDALGRQSLADGDPDAAVRHFKRAVEQREATDIASRVDLAGALDYADQAPQALRQYQLALRAKSDAVEPVVGMSEIYKRYGRFRDAIEKLESAVAKEPSNPYLRIKLAETLRDAGQPKRALAAAQEAVMLKPDDAFYHYWIGDLLITMGQYDGALDSLRAAIELSPGDDHLYVRAAVAFWRAGRQVEAVKAVRLASDLDPSKHLYHGLLGILLEESDLAEEAKLESNRADKMDRYDHDLLGRLLDEMGIEA; encoded by the coding sequence ATGGAGCCGAACTACAAAACGATCGCCGACCTCTTCGCCGTGGTCCAGCCGACCGACTTGACGGTGGACGAAAAGCCGCGGCCGAAAGAGGGAAAGACCGCCGAGGAGTCGGACGCGCTCGGTCGACAGTCGTTGGCGGACGGAGATCCCGATGCCGCCGTCCGCCACTTCAAGCGAGCCGTCGAGCAGCGCGAAGCCACGGACATCGCTTCCCGCGTCGATCTTGCGGGCGCCCTCGACTATGCGGACCAGGCGCCCCAAGCGTTAAGGCAGTACCAGCTCGCGCTTCGGGCCAAGAGCGATGCGGTCGAGCCCGTCGTCGGCATGTCCGAGATCTACAAGCGTTACGGGCGATTCCGGGATGCCATCGAGAAGCTGGAAAGCGCGGTCGCGAAAGAGCCTTCGAATCCGTACCTGCGGATTAAGCTGGCGGAGACCCTGAGGGATGCCGGCCAACCCAAGCGCGCCCTTGCCGCCGCCCAAGAGGCGGTGATGCTGAAGCCGGACGACGCGTTTTACCATTACTGGATCGGCGACCTGCTTATCACGATGGGGCAGTACGACGGGGCACTCGATTCGCTACGCGCCGCGATCGAGCTCTCTCCGGGTGACGATCACCTCTATGTCCGCGCCGCCGTCGCCTTTTGGCGCGCCGGTCGGCAGGTAGAGGCGGTGAAGGCGGTTCGCCTCGCCAGCGACCTCGACCCGTCCAAGCACCTGTACCACGGCCTCCTCGGGATCCTGCTCGAAGAAAGCGACCTTGCCGAAGAGGCGAAATTGGAGTCGAACCGAGCGGATAAGATGGATCGCTACGACCACGATCTGCTCGGGCGGCTCTTGGACGAAATGGGGATCGAAGCCTAG
- a CDS encoding aldehyde dehydrogenase family protein has translation MQPIHAKNYIDGQWQEAGQVFESLNPANRRETVGTAPLSQAADADQAVASAKHAFESWRELSWVKRAEYIDAFAQLIRRDIEEIAALVTRECGKPLNEGRADAVEALHMAQYVAGLGRMPNGYTVSSEISAKDAFILRKPKGVIACITPWNFPSAIPTWVILPSILAGNTVVFKPAEQTPIVAHKLMELFHEAGLPAGVVNLVHGTGEDVGDPLVKHKDVAGILFTGSRAVGKYIQQVAAGDAYKFVATEMGGKNGTIVLEDADLDIAVNACVLGAFKTSGQRCVSTSRIIVDRKLEPEFTRRYVENVKRIKVGNGMQDDIFMGPLIEEGGIEKWKLHNAKAREEGAEVLVDGQVLTEGEHACGNFVSPFVYRFDGYKRNTFCLREEAFSPHVAIIPVSGMEEAVDVYNDTDYGLSMAVITEDYRKWRWVRDHADYGLGYVNLPSIGAEVHLPFGGVKASGNGHPGAEGILESVTHRVAFTVNHAREIVMAQGLSTKL, from the coding sequence ATGCAACCTATCCACGCGAAGAACTACATCGATGGCCAGTGGCAAGAGGCTGGGCAGGTGTTTGAGAGTTTGAATCCGGCGAACCGCCGGGAGACGGTCGGAACGGCTCCGCTGAGCCAAGCGGCCGATGCCGACCAGGCGGTCGCCTCGGCCAAACACGCGTTTGAGAGCTGGCGCGAGTTGAGCTGGGTAAAGCGCGCCGAGTACATCGACGCCTTCGCGCAGCTCATTCGCCGCGATATCGAGGAAATCGCCGCCCTCGTCACCCGCGAATGCGGAAAGCCCCTGAACGAGGGACGGGCCGACGCCGTCGAGGCGCTGCATATGGCCCAGTACGTGGCGGGGCTGGGCCGGATGCCGAACGGCTACACCGTCAGCTCCGAGATCTCGGCCAAAGACGCTTTCATCCTTCGCAAGCCGAAGGGGGTCATCGCCTGCATCACGCCATGGAACTTCCCTTCCGCGATTCCAACCTGGGTCATTCTCCCGTCGATCCTGGCCGGGAACACCGTGGTGTTCAAGCCTGCGGAGCAGACGCCGATCGTGGCGCATAAGTTGATGGAGCTTTTCCACGAAGCGGGGCTGCCGGCGGGGGTCGTCAACCTCGTCCATGGCACCGGAGAGGACGTGGGCGACCCGCTGGTCAAGCATAAGGACGTGGCCGGGATCCTCTTCACCGGCTCGCGAGCGGTCGGCAAATACATCCAGCAGGTTGCGGCCGGCGACGCTTATAAGTTCGTCGCCACCGAGATGGGAGGCAAGAACGGAACGATCGTCCTCGAAGACGCCGACCTCGATATCGCGGTCAACGCCTGCGTCTTGGGCGCGTTCAAGACCTCCGGCCAGCGGTGCGTCTCCACCAGCCGGATCATCGTCGACCGCAAGCTCGAGCCGGAATTCACCCGCCGTTACGTCGAGAACGTCAAGCGGATCAAGGTCGGCAACGGTATGCAAGACGACATCTTCATGGGCCCGCTCATCGAAGAGGGCGGTATCGAAAAGTGGAAACTGCATAACGCGAAAGCGCGGGAAGAAGGGGCGGAGGTGCTCGTCGACGGGCAGGTTCTTACCGAAGGCGAGCACGCCTGCGGGAACTTCGTCTCCCCGTTCGTGTACCGGTTCGACGGCTACAAGCGGAACACCTTCTGCCTGCGAGAAGAGGCGTTCTCCCCGCACGTCGCGATCATCCCGGTCTCGGGAATGGAAGAAGCGGTCGACGTCTACAACGACACCGATTACGGCCTCTCGATGGCGGTGATTACCGAGGACTACCGAAAGTGGCGCTGGGTCCGGGACCATGCCGACTACGGTCTCGGCTACGTGAACCTGCCGAGCATCGGCGCCGAAGTCCACCTTCCGTTCGGCGGCGTGAAGGCATCGGGCAACGGCCATCCGGGAGCGGAGGGGATTCTAGAGTCGGTGACCCACCGAGTCGCGTTCACCGTCAATCACGCCCGCGAGATTGTCATGGCCCAGGGTCTATCCACAAAACTATAA
- the ispG gene encoding (E)-4-hydroxy-3-methylbut-2-enyl-diphosphate synthase produces MSLDTTYPRRTTTPCRVGPITIGGGHPVVVQSMITEETRNVEACVEQIIGLHQAGCEMVRVTTPSLGEAQCLAEIRSKLNERYGYVPLTADVHHQGTAIAIEAAKHVDEVRINPGLFVFRKLTNQLEYGPEEHEAERLAIEASFAPVVEACKLHGRAMRVGVNHGSLSERMLVTYGDTPDGMVESAMEYLRICEKYGFTNVNISLKASRVQVMVAANRLMVKRMDEEGMAYPLHLGVTEAGDGEYARIKSTAGIATLLMEGIGDTIRVSLSEDPVNEIPVCYDILQALGLRKTKVEYIACPSCGRTKFDLPTVLHKVREATRHLVGLDIAVMGCIVNGPGEMADADYGYVGAAGGKITLYRKRNIVKNGIPQEDGVLELINLLKADGLWVDPPETAPKRDLQPLAVV; encoded by the coding sequence ATGAGTCTCGACACGACGTATCCGCGGCGAACGACGACCCCCTGCCGAGTCGGCCCCATCACTATCGGCGGCGGGCACCCGGTGGTCGTCCAATCGATGATCACGGAGGAGACGCGAAACGTCGAGGCGTGCGTGGAGCAGATCATCGGACTGCATCAGGCGGGGTGCGAGATGGTGCGGGTCACCACCCCCAGTCTTGGCGAAGCCCAATGCCTAGCCGAGATTCGCTCCAAGCTTAATGAGCGCTACGGCTACGTGCCTTTAACCGCCGACGTGCACCACCAGGGGACCGCGATCGCCATCGAAGCGGCGAAACATGTCGACGAAGTCCGTATTAATCCGGGCTTGTTCGTGTTTCGCAAGCTGACCAACCAACTCGAGTACGGCCCCGAGGAGCACGAGGCGGAGCGCCTGGCGATCGAGGCGAGCTTTGCGCCCGTCGTCGAGGCCTGCAAACTCCATGGGCGGGCGATGCGCGTGGGAGTGAACCACGGCTCCCTCTCCGAACGGATGCTAGTCACCTACGGCGACACGCCGGACGGAATGGTCGAGTCGGCCATGGAATATCTGCGGATTTGCGAGAAGTACGGCTTTACCAACGTCAACATCTCGCTCAAGGCGAGCCGGGTCCAAGTCATGGTCGCCGCAAACCGCCTGATGGTGAAACGGATGGACGAGGAAGGAATGGCGTATCCGCTCCACCTCGGCGTTACCGAAGCCGGCGACGGAGAATACGCCCGCATCAAGTCGACCGCCGGCATCGCGACCCTGCTGATGGAGGGGATCGGCGACACGATCCGCGTTTCCCTCTCCGAAGACCCAGTGAACGAGATTCCAGTCTGTTACGACATCCTCCAAGCGCTTGGCCTTCGAAAAACAAAAGTCGAGTACATCGCGTGCCCGTCGTGCGGGCGAACGAAGTTCGATCTGCCCACGGTCTTGCACAAGGTCCGCGAAGCCACCCGACACCTGGTCGGGCTCGATATCGCCGTTATGGGGTGCATCGTCAACGGCCCGGGGGAGATGGCAGACGCCGACTACGGGTACGTAGGGGCGGCCGGGGGCAAGATCACGCTGTATCGGAAGCGGAACATCGTGAAGAACGGCATTCCGCAGGAAGACGGGGTTTTGGAGCTTATCAACCTTCTCAAGGCCGACGGTCTGTGGGTCGACCCGCCCGAGACCGCGCCGAAGCGCGATCTGCAGCCTTTGGCCGTCGTTTGA
- a CDS encoding Kelch repeat-containing protein, producing the protein MNKETENASDRHTLSRRDILVGAAATTLIATAPGAAAAYRRKGSLAPPPAPMANAPLRRYMAASAMLGDGRVLITGGYDRPWSDSGPPSALSSAMILDPGSGQLVGVAPMSVPRARHAAVALPDGRVAVLGGVGNRATASVEIYDPRTDSWQVGESLDQPRYDHTAVSDGQNVYILGGSSQSMVSGIEVYRPQRLSTTSPTP; encoded by the coding sequence ATGAATAAGGAAACGGAAAATGCGTCCGATCGCCACACTCTGTCCCGCCGCGACATCCTCGTCGGCGCGGCCGCGACGACATTAATCGCCACCGCGCCGGGCGCTGCGGCGGCGTACCGGCGCAAAGGGAGCTTGGCGCCCCCGCCGGCCCCGATGGCCAATGCGCCTCTTCGCCGCTATATGGCGGCGTCGGCGATGCTTGGCGACGGCAGGGTGCTCATCACCGGTGGGTACGACCGGCCATGGTCGGACTCCGGCCCGCCCTCGGCGCTCAGCTCGGCGATGATTTTAGATCCTGGCAGCGGCCAGCTGGTCGGGGTGGCGCCGATGTCGGTTCCACGTGCCCGCCATGCCGCGGTCGCGCTTCCGGACGGTCGCGTCGCCGTTCTCGGTGGCGTTGGAAATCGGGCCACGGCATCGGTGGAGATCTACGACCCCAGGACCGATTCCTGGCAGGTCGGAGAGTCGCTCGACCAGCCGCGGTACGACCACACCGCCGTATCGGATGGCCAGAACGTTTACATCTTGGGAGGCAGCTCTCAATCGATGGTGTCCGGTATCGAGGTCTACCGGCCGCAGCGTCTATCGACGACCTCCCCTACCCCGTAA
- a CDS encoding Hcp family type VI secretion system effector translates to MNLQGIEGDSTSEQFRNWFEVSSFSWGETQAASQSGGGGGAGKVHFQDLNITKRAGKGSPLLMLACASGRHLPAVQLVVTNAHGNHDRVFERFTLTDVLISSYQIEGDWASNPTDSLSLNFAKIQFEQAVGRGDGSVDFQSASWDARANKGG, encoded by the coding sequence ATGAACTTACAAGGTATCGAAGGCGATAGCACCAGTGAGCAATTCCGGAACTGGTTCGAGGTGTCGTCTTTCAGTTGGGGAGAGACGCAAGCGGCGTCTCAATCCGGAGGAGGAGGGGGCGCCGGCAAGGTCCACTTCCAAGATCTCAATATCACCAAACGCGCGGGCAAGGGCTCGCCTCTGCTTATGCTGGCGTGCGCCAGCGGACGGCACCTGCCCGCCGTTCAACTTGTCGTCACCAACGCTCACGGAAACCATGACCGGGTCTTCGAACGATTCACGTTGACGGACGTGCTCATATCGAGCTACCAGATCGAGGGAGATTGGGCGAGCAATCCCACCGATTCGCTCTCGCTCAACTTCGCAAAGATCCAGTTCGAGCAGGCGGTCGGCCGAGGAGACGGCTCCGTCGACTTCCAATCGGCCTCTTGGGACGCCAGGGCAAACAAGGGCGGCTAG
- a CDS encoding phosphotransferase family protein, which yields MATPLLTAQIERYVRDFEPEGTLVNAWPLEGGMSATMVAFEIELPGGERRKRIARQPNLRHFGRDPDAALEEYRVLAALQKAGLPVQTPYFVCPASDAFPHPFVVIEYIEGRPEVAPSDPEGFIRRYAERLAEIHRVDYARFGLDFLPKQGRGFGRPPEVLNDSLREPEIRAALESVSLVQSNSPVLRHGDFWPGNVLWRDGEIVAVIDWEECLIGEPLADLAISRLDIWWILGRDAAFEFTERFLSLTGIESSALPYWDLCASLRPIANLPEWSPAYPHLGRPDITEATMTRDHQDFVEQALRAFHFQ from the coding sequence GTGGCCACGCCCCTCCTGACCGCGCAGATCGAAAGATACGTTCGTGACTTCGAGCCGGAGGGGACTCTGGTAAATGCTTGGCCTCTCGAAGGAGGGATGTCGGCGACGATGGTCGCCTTTGAGATCGAGCTGCCGGGAGGGGAGCGAAGGAAAAGGATCGCCCGGCAGCCGAATTTACGTCACTTCGGACGCGACCCTGACGCCGCGCTCGAGGAGTATCGGGTTTTGGCAGCGCTTCAAAAAGCCGGCCTCCCCGTTCAAACCCCTTACTTCGTCTGCCCCGCGTCCGACGCTTTTCCCCATCCTTTCGTGGTCATCGAATACATCGAGGGCCGCCCCGAGGTGGCGCCTAGCGACCCGGAAGGGTTCATACGACGGTATGCGGAGCGACTGGCGGAAATCCATCGGGTGGACTACGCCCGCTTCGGGTTGGATTTTCTTCCGAAGCAGGGCCGGGGGTTCGGCAGACCTCCCGAAGTTTTGAACGATTCGTTGCGTGAGCCGGAGATCCGGGCCGCGCTCGAATCCGTTTCTCTGGTCCAATCGAATTCTCCGGTGCTTCGCCACGGCGACTTTTGGCCTGGCAACGTCCTTTGGCGCGATGGCGAGATCGTTGCGGTCATCGACTGGGAAGAGTGCCTCATCGGGGAACCACTGGCCGACCTCGCGATCAGCCGTCTGGACATCTGGTGGATCCTTGGTCGCGACGCGGCTTTCGAGTTCACCGAGCGATTCCTATCGTTAACCGGGATCGAGTCGTCAGCCCTCCCGTACTGGGACCTCTGCGCCAGCCTGCGCCCCATCGCGAACCTCCCCGAGTGGTCCCCCGCCTACCCCCACCTCGGCCGACCCGACATCACCGAGGCCACGATGACCCGCGACCACCAAGATTTCGTCGAGCAGGCTCTGAGAGCGTTCCATTTTCAATAG
- a CDS encoding DoxX family protein encodes MQTMTLTAPTAKGSLWTGRTFTGLSALFLLMDGVMKLFKPAPVVEAMAKLGYPDSTAVGIGILLVVITITYLIPRYSVFGAVLITGYLGGAVSTNLRVGSGAFSLFFPVAIGLLVWGGIYLRDDRVRQVFPAREK; translated from the coding sequence ATGCAAACGATGACCCTTACCGCACCGACTGCTAAAGGCAGCCTCTGGACTGGACGGACTTTTACCGGCTTATCGGCTCTATTCCTCCTTATGGACGGAGTCATGAAACTGTTTAAGCCGGCTCCCGTCGTGGAAGCCATGGCAAAGCTGGGCTACCCCGACTCGACCGCCGTTGGAATCGGCATCCTCTTAGTCGTGATTACGATCACCTACTTGATTCCACGATACTCCGTTTTCGGCGCCGTTCTCATAACCGGATACCTTGGAGGCGCGGTTTCGACAAACTTACGGGTTGGATCCGGCGCTTTCTCCCTATTCTTCCCGGTGGCTATTGGGCTACTCGTATGGGGCGGGATCTATCTTCGAGACGATCGCGTGCGCCAGGTCTTTCCCGCCCGGGAGAAATGA
- a CDS encoding YciI family protein produces the protein MKYLCLIYIDEKILEALSDAEIKELFGEGRAYTEQLRESGHYLASNRLQSAQSAATIRVRDGNTLITDGPFAETKEQLAGFILIEARDLNDAIRVAAKIPSGRLGCIEVRPVA, from the coding sequence ATGAAATACCTCTGCCTGATCTATATCGACGAGAAGATCTTGGAAGCGCTTTCCGATGCTGAGATCAAGGAATTATTCGGGGAGGGGCGGGCTTACACCGAGCAGCTTCGGGAAAGCGGGCACTACCTCGCCTCAAATCGCCTTCAGTCCGCCCAATCCGCGGCGACGATTCGAGTCCGGGACGGGAATACCCTCATCACCGATGGCCCTTTCGCGGAAACGAAAGAGCAACTGGCGGGATTCATCCTCATCGAAGCCCGGGATCTCAATGACGCGATCCGCGTCGCCGCGAAAATTCCATCCGGGAGGCTAGGGTGCATCGAGGTCCGTCCGGTGGCATAG